The genomic window CTTCTGTCCGAATGTTTCCCACTCCCTGACTTCTTTAGGACCAATCTCATTTGGATCTGGCGCGTAACCACCCGGTGTACGCAAATGCAACTGCGTAACCGCCTCAATAAGAGCTGGCAAATGCTTTGCATAAGCGGGTTTCATATCATCGTATATTCTGTAGTCATACTGAGTATTATCTTTACCGTAAGCATATTCAGATCTGGCTATTTTCAGCGCGCCTTCCCAAGATTCAAACTTCCTCCTGTAGTGAGTCTCAACCCATTTCTTAACCTCTTTATAATTACCCATATCTTTGGGTTTACCTTCTTGCCCTTCACTAACAGTTCCCGAAGTCTGCTGTTGTTCGCCGGAATTATCGGGATGATTTTTGCCACCTGTACCCTCACCTTGACTCCTTCTAAAATCATTAATTTTTTCCTGCGTAGTGCGATTTTTATTATCATTATCATCTAGCGGAACAAATGGATATACGCCCCCACCATCAGAAGTGCTACCCTCCCTATGAAAAATACTGTTCCCATCAGTACCATCGTGATTAACCGGTTTAATCGCCACTACAGCCCTCTTTTATAAAAATAAATTTTCCTATGATAAGACTATAGAAACTCTCACGCTTTCTCAAGTGAAGCTTTTATTACAGCTTTTTGACAATTTACGGGAAAATTGTTAATTTACACCTAATATATTGATATATAATGATTTTACCTCAAAACAGATATAAAATATAAAATCGTCATTCTGTAAGCCATAAGGCTGTATAGAATCCACCACAATATACTGTGCAAATGCTTACGCGTTTCACAGCATGATGAACAACCTAAAAAGACAGGGAATTATAGCCCCCTCAAATCTTCTCCACAAAATCAGCCATCAGCTTCTTTTTTCCGGCTTTTTCAAAATTTATCTCCAGATTACCGCCACTTATGGTGGATATTCTCCCATAACCAAATTTTTGATGAAAAACCCTCTCACCAACATCAAATCCACCAGATTTAGCGCTACTATCAGAAGAAATACTCCTATGTGACTCCATTATACCGGCAACCTCCCTGCCCCAATCACTCATAGTCTGTCTTGCTGAATTCATCACCCCACCAGAGATTTTTTCTATATTTTCCGCTGGAATTTCAGCAATAAAGCGTGACGGCACACTACTTTGCCATTGGTTATAGATACGCCGGTTAGCTGCATGGGTAATGTAAAGCTTCCTGCGTGCCCTGGTGATCCCAACATAGGCAAGCCGTCTTTCTTCTTCTAAGCCTTTCATTCCTGATTCATCAATCGCCCGCTGATGAGGGAAAACCCCGTCCTCCCAACCAGGTAAGAATACCACGTCAAACTCAAGACCTTTGGCGGCGTGCAGTGTCATGATACTTACCATATCATTATTATTATCAGTGTTATTGGCTTCCGTAACTAGGCTCACATGCTCCAAAAAAGCGTTGATATTCTCAAAATCCCCAATCGCCCGCGCCAACTCTTTCAGGTTTTCCACCCTACCAGCCGCTTCCGGTGTTTTTTCCTGCTTCCACATTTGCAAGTAACCACTTTCCTCTAAAACCAACTCCACCACTTCCGAAAGGCTAATAGAAGAAAGCTGACCACGCCAACGTTCGCAATCACCAATAAATTTTTGTAAAGCCTGTCCTAATTTTCCTTTAAGTTGCCCACTTGCTAACATATGAACAGTAGCATTATATAATGAGCAATTAAGCAAAGTAGCTATACTGTGAATCTGCCGCATTGTCGCCTGCCCGATACCACGCTTTGGTGTGTTTATTATTCGCTCAAACGCTAGATCATCGCTTAACGTAGCAAGCAACCGTAAATAAGCCACAGCGTCACGAATCTCCGCCCGCTCATAAAAACGCAGGCCACCAACCACCCGATAAGGCACACCGAGAGTTAAGAATCTTTCCTCAAATGCTCTCGTCTGAAAACCCGCTCTTACCAATATAGCAGCCTCTTCAAGTGATATTCCTTTTCTCTGTAAATCCTCTATTTCCTCACCAATAAATACGGCCTCGTCACGCTCATCCCACAGTGATTTTATCCTGATTTTCTCACCGCTTTTTTCCGGTGTCCATAATGTCTTACCGAAACGCCCACGATTATTAGCGATAACCGCGCTCGCCGCCGCCAGAATATGTGGTGTTGACCGATAATTACATTCTAGGCGAATAACCTTAGCGTCAGGATAATCCTTCTCAAAACGTAGTATATTGCCAACCTCCGCTCCTCGCCAACTATAAATTGATTGGTCATCATCACCCACGCAGCATATATTTTTATGATAACTGGCGAGCAACCTCAGCCATAAATATTGCGCTACGTTAGTATCCTGATACTCATCAACCAATATATACTTAAAACGACTAGCAAACTCACGCAGAACGTCTGGGTATTCGGTAAATAAAGTCAGCATATGCAGAATCAAATCACCAAAATCAACAGCGTTAAGCCGCTTCAAACGTTCTTGATATATTTTATAAACCGGAAGAGCCTGCCCATCTATCGCTTGCGTATCCTTAGCGTTCGTTACCTTATCTGGCGTAAGCCCTTGATCTTTCCACTGCCCAACAACAGCGGCGAATAATTTTGGTGGCAGCGACTTAACATCTATATTTTTTTCGGTAAGTATGGTTTTAAGTAGTCTCAACTGATCGTCAGTGTCAAGTATGGTAAAGCTGGAAGTAAGCCCTAATTTTTCAGCGTGACGACGAACTATCCTAGCGCCAACCGAATGAAACGTCCCCTGCCACAAAGATTGGGAAGCGCCAGTAAGTTGATTTACCCGCTCCGCCATTTCCCGAGCCGCCTTATTGGTAAAAGTAACGGCTAAAATCTCACCGGCGTAAGCCAGCCTGTTAAGCAGAATATGCGCGATACGGGTAGTAAGAACCCTAGTCTTGCCAGTACCAGCTCCCGCAAGCACCAAAACCGCTCCCTGCGTCGCCTCCACCGCCTGTCGCTGTTGTTCATTAAGAGACGACAAAAGAGCGTTATCAGCCCTGCTATTATCAAATAATTCACTTACTTTATCTTTCATTAAGGTAGACTCAACCATACTGGCAATACCCCACCTACTTGTAAATAATTAATAAGAGCGAAGCACGGCATCGGCAGAAAAAATATCAACGCGTCAAATATAGTACGACGGATAAATTTAGGCTTCGCCTCCATATGCTCTGGTTCAACCCATAGCTTGAAGTTAGGCAACCATCTCGGTACTTCTTGTTTATAAATACTATAAGGCTCGCCAAATTTATGCTCTAAAAAATCCTCTTCTCTTCCGATAACAAATGGATAATAAACCATAAAAGAAACTACCAAAAAAATAATCAGCGACAACATACCAGACTGCATCCCAATCCCGACCATCGCGATAAAAGAGAATACATATAGCGGATTACGCACCACTGAGAAAGGACCACTACGTACCACCTCGTCATTCTTCCGCCCACCGATAAAAACTGAGCAATAAACCCTGCCAAACGCGCCAAAAGCTACCAAAG from Rickettsiales bacterium includes these protein-coding regions:
- a CDS encoding UvrD-helicase domain-containing protein, whose product is MKDKVSELFDNSRADNALLSSLNEQQRQAVEATQGAVLVLAGAGTGKTRVLTTRIAHILLNRLAYAGEILAVTFTNKAAREMAERVNQLTGASQSLWQGTFHSVGARIVRRHAEKLGLTSSFTILDTDDQLRLLKTILTEKNIDVKSLPPKLFAAVVGQWKDQGLTPDKVTNAKDTQAIDGQALPVYKIYQERLKRLNAVDFGDLILHMLTLFTEYPDVLREFASRFKYILVDEYQDTNVAQYLWLRLLASYHKNICCVGDDDQSIYSWRGAEVGNILRFEKDYPDAKVIRLECNYRSTPHILAAASAVIANNRGRFGKTLWTPEKSGEKIRIKSLWDERDEAVFIGEEIEDLQRKGISLEEAAILVRAGFQTRAFEERFLTLGVPYRVVGGLRFYERAEIRDAVAYLRLLATLSDDLAFERIINTPKRGIGQATMRQIHSIATLLNCSLYNATVHMLASGQLKGKLGQALQKFIGDCERWRGQLSSISLSEVVELVLEESGYLQMWKQEKTPEAAGRVENLKELARAIGDFENINAFLEHVSLVTEANNTDNNNDMVSIMTLHAAKGLEFDVVFLPGWEDGVFPHQRAIDESGMKGLEEERRLAYVGITRARRKLYITHAANRRIYNQWQSSVPSRFIAEIPAENIEKISGGVMNSARQTMSDWGREVAGIMESHRSISSDSSAKSGGFDVGERVFHQKFGYGRISTISGGNLEINFEKAGKKKLMADFVEKI
- a CDS encoding isoprenylcysteine carboxylmethyltransferase family protein; amino-acid sequence: MSNPKLLKARQYHSRIFAVLLVGLLLVSKPMLEYGSLSRELLLWFGYALVAFGAFGRVYCSVFIGGRKNDEVVRSGPFSVVRNPLYVFSFIAMVGIGMQSGMLSLIIFLVVSFMVYYPFVIGREEDFLEHKFGEPYSIYKQEVPRWLPNFKLWVEPEHMEAKPKFIRRTIFDALIFFLPMPCFALINYLQVGGVLPVWLSLP